The Novosphingobium resinovorum nucleotide sequence ACAAGGAGAGAGCGATGACCGCCATCGGCGACAACGACCGCAGGCTTGAGAAGTACCGCCGGATGCAGCGCATCCGCCAGTTCGAGACCAAGGCCGAATCCATCCATGCTGCGGGCGAAATCCCCGGCGCTCTGCACACTTATGCGGGGATGGAGGCTTCGGGCGTCGGCGCCTGCATGGCGCTGCGCGACGACGACTACATGGTCGGCACGCACCGCAGCCACGGCCATCCGATCGCCAAGGGATCGACGCTGCGCCCGCTCATGGCCGAACTGCTCGGCAAGGCGACGGGCGTGTGCAAGGGCAAGGGCGGCTCGATGCACTTGTCCGATTTCGCGATGGGTAGCCTGGGCGAAACCAGCATCGTCGGCTCCGGCGGCCCGGTTGCCGCAGGTGCAGCATTGGGCGCGAAGCTGCAGGGGCTGGACCGTGTGGCGCTGTGCTTCTTTGGCGACGGCGCCTCCAGCGAAGGGGCGATCCATGAAGGCATGAACCTTGCCGCCGTGTGGAAGCTGCCCGCGATCTTCGTGTGCGAGAACAACCGCTTCGGCATGTCCACGCCGACCTCCGCCGCCGTGGCGGGCGTCAATGTCGCGGACCGCGCGCACGGCTACGGCATCCCCGGCGTCATCGTCGACGGGCAGGACGTGGACGCCGTCGAGGAGGCCGTGCGCGATGCGGTGGACCGCGCCCGCGCGGGCAAGGGGCCGACGCTGATCGAGACCAAGACCTACCGCTACCGCGACCACGCGGTGAACATGGGCCGCGACCTCACCCCCCGCGGGCCGGAGCATGATGACTGGGTCGCCCGCGATCCGATCACGCTCTACCGCGCGCGCCTGCTGGCCGATGGCGTGGCCGAGGGCGATCTCGACGCCATCGACGCGGCCATCGCGGACGAAGTGACGGACTCGCTGAACTTCGCGCGCGAGAGCGCATACCCGGCCTTCGAGGAGGCCTTCGACCACGTCTTCGTCGATCGCCTGCCGATCCCCGACGACGTTCTGGCGCACGCCTGAGAAGGAACCGCAACCATGGCCAAGATCACTTTCCTCGAAGCCATCCAGCAGGCCCAGGCCGAAGAGCTGGAGCGCGACGCCCGTGTCTTCATGATGGGCGAGGACATTCGCTGCAACGTCTTCGGCACCACCACCGGCTTCGTCGAGCGTTTCGGCGAGGAGCGCATCCGCGACACGCCGATCTCCGAGAACGGCTTCATCGGCGCGGCAGGCGGCGCGGCGATGGTGGGCATGCGGCCCATCGTTGATGCGACGCTGTCCTCGTTCCTCTATCCGGCGATGGACCAGATCTGCTCGATCATCGCCAAGTCCCGCTATATCTACGGCGGGCAGGCGAAGTTGCCGCTCGTGCTGCGCTCCTGCATGTTCTACGGCAACTCCAATGCTGCGCAGCATTCGGACCGGCCCTACCCGATGTTCATGAACATGCCGGGCCTCAAGATCATCTGCCCCTCCGATGCCGCCGATATGAAGGGCCTGCTCAAGTCCGCGATCCGCGACGACGATCCGGTGATGAGTTTCGAGGACGGCACCTGCTGGATGAACAAGGCCGACGTACCTGACGATCCCGACTTCCTGATCCCCATCGGCAAGGGCGACATCAAGCGCGAAGGCACCGACATCACCGTCGTCGCCATCGCCGGCGGGGTCAACGTCGCGCTGAAAGCGGCGAAGCAACTGGCGGGCGAGGGCATCTCGCTGGAAGTGATCGACCCGCGCACGCTGGTCCCGCTCGACCGCGATCTGATCCTGCGTTCGGTGCGCAAGACCGGCCGCGCGATCTGCGTCGATCCCGCGAACAGGACCTGCAGCGCCGCCAGCGAGATCGCCGCCACCATCGTCGAGGAGGCGTTCGAGGCCCTGCGCGCGCCGGTGGTTCGGATCACGACTCCCGATACGCACTTGCCGTTCAGTCCGCTCATCGAAAAGCCGCTCTATCCCTCGGTGGAGCGCATCGTGAGTGCCGCCAGGCGCCTCGTAGGTGCCGCCGAGTTCCAGTCAGCCTGAGGAGCGAACATGGCCGAATTCACGATGGTCCTGCCGCAATACGGCATGGGGATGCAGGACGGCGAGATCGTCCGCTGGCTCAAGCAGCCGGGCGACGCGGTCGAGGAAGGCGAGAATCTCGTCGAGGTGGAAGCCGCGAAAACCACGGTGGAAGTGCCATCCCCTGTCTCCGGCACGCTGCTCCGCATCATCGCCGGAGAAGGTGAAACGATCGACGTGCGCGAACCGATCGCGGTGATCGAGACGGGGTGATCCACGTCCGAAAGGCGATCAACGGCACCGGGCAAGGCCCGGGATAACGCAGACGTTCCGGGAGAGGACGCGAGGGATGAAGGACGGGAAGGAAGGCCGCTGGCTGTGCTGGTCGGCTGGGGCGGTGTTGTTCGCCATCGGGGCGGTGCTGGCCGTGGGCGGGATAAAACTGCTGACGCTGGGCGGATCGGCCTACTATCTGGCTGCCGGGGTGGCCTGCGCGGTGTCGGGCGTGCTGCTCTGGAGGGGCGACCGGCGAGGGCTCTGGCTTTACGCGGCGATGCTACTGGCCACGCTGATCTGGGCCTTCTGGGAGGTTGGGGCGCAGTTCTGGCAACTCCTGCCGCGCCTTGCGGGGCCGACCGTGATCGGCGCTTTTCTCGCGCTGCCGTGGCTGCGCCGCCGACTGACCGCCGCTTCGGATGCCGGTACGCGTTGGGGGCTGGGCTCGGTCGTGCTGGTCGCGGCTCTAGCGCTGACGGGAACCTTCCTTACGGTGCCGGTCTTCGATGTTTCCGCCGGTAGCGTGGCCAAGTCTGCTCCGGCAAGCCCGGCCAGCGCGGAGTGGACCGATTACGGCGCGAACCTGTCCGGCACCCGCCATTCCCCGGCTGCACAGATCACCCCGGCCAACGCTGCGAAGCTGGAAAAGGCGTGGTCGTTCGAGACGGGCGACACCAAGGCGAAACGACCGGAGATCAAGTCCATTTCCTTCATGGCGACGCCGTTGATGGTGGACGACAAGGTCTATTTCTGTTCGCCTACCGGCAAGGTCTTCGCGCTGGATGCGGACACGGGCAGGCAAATCTGGCTGCGCGACCCCCGCACTAACATCGGCAATGCGCAGATGCTCAACTGCCGCGGCGTATCCTACCACGCCGCTCCCGCTGGCACAGGATCATGCGCCAAACGGATCATCAGCATGACCGTGGACGGACGCCTGCTTGCCAGCGATGCCGGCACGGGTGCGCCTTGCGCCGATTTCGGCAAGGATGGCTCCGTGAACCTCGACGAAGGGCTCGGCCAGGTCGATCCCTTGCGGTCCTACTCGTCCTCGCCCCCCGTCATCGTCGGCGACGTTGCGGTGCTGGGCTCTTATGTGCGCGACAACTACACCAAGGACGATCCATCGGGCGTGGTGCGGGCCTACGACGTGAAGAGCGGGCGGCTGCTCTGGGCATGGGACAGCGGACGGCCCGACGATGCCCCGATGCCCGGCCCCGGCGAAAGCTGGACGCGTGGTTCGGTCAACGCCTGGAGCGTGTTCAGCGCCGATCCCGCGCTGGGGCTGGTCTACCTGCCGACAGGGAACGCCACGCCCGATCATGTCGGTACGCACCGTTCACCGATGCTGGAGCGCTACGCCAGTTCCATCGTCGCGCTCGACGTCAGGACGGGACGGATGCGCTGGCATTTCCAGACGGTACACCACGACATCTGGGACTATGACATGCCCGCGCAGCCGGTGCTGTTCGACTACACCGTCGGTCGCCGCAAGATACCCGCGCTTGCTGCACCGACCAAGCGGGGCGAGATCTTCATCCTCGACCGCGCCACCGGCCGTCCGTTGACAGGCGTGGAGGAGCGCGCCGTGCCTCGCGGCGGCATCCCGGGGGAGCGCTATTCGCCCACCCAGCCTTACGTGAAGGGTTTCGCCTCCTTCGCGCCGCCGCCGCTGACGGAGGCGGGCATGTGGGGGGCGACGCCGATCGACCAGATGTGGTGCCGCATCCGTTTCCGCTCGCTCGACTACAAGGGCATGTTCACCCCGCCTTCCGAGCGCGGCATGATCCAGTGGCCGGGCACTTTTGGCATTCTCAACTGGGGTAGCGTCAGCATCGATCCCGCGCGCCAGATCATGATCGTCAATTCGGCGGCGATCCCTCAGGAGGTACGCCTGTTCCGCCATGGAGCCGATACCGACCGTCCAGCCTTGGCGAAGGACTCGCACGCGCCGGGCTATCTGCCGCAATACGGCACGAACTACGGTGTCAGCCTGCTGCCGATGCTCTCCCCGCTGGGCATTCCGTGCGAGGCGCCGCCATGGGGCAAGATTGCCGCCGTCGATCTGAAGACCGGCAGAATCGCGTGGAGCCGCACCTTCGGCACGTCCGCCGATACCGCACCGCTGGGCATTCCGGTGCCGGGGGCGTTCAACCTGGGCGGCTCTGCGAACAGCGCGGGCGGGGTGACCTTCATCGGCGCTGCGCTCGACAACTACATGCGTGCCTTCGATACCGCGACGGGCAGGGAGTTGTGGCGCGACCGCCTGCCGGCAGGCGGGCAGGCGACGCCGATCACGTATGTTTCGCGTAGGACCGGACGGCAGTATGTCGTCATTGCGGCAGGCGGACATGCCTACATGGGTACGACGCCGGGAGACAGCGTGGTCGCCTTCGCATTGCCGAAAGCGCGATAGGGCTCGGGGGTGTCTCGCGCAGGAGGCACCGGTTTGCTAGGGTGGAGGCATGACCTCGCCGATCCCATCGCTGCCCACTGCCGTCCCGGATGCCCCCGACTTCGTCGTTATCGACGTGGAGACGGCTTGTTCGCGCGTCAGCAGCATCTGCCAGGTCGGCATCGTGGGCTTTCGCGACGGGCGCGAGGTGATGGCTTACGAGACATTGGTGGATCCTCGTGACGAGTTCTCCCCATTCAATGTCGGCATCCATGGCATCACCGCAGGCCATGTTACCGGGCAGCCGACCTTCGGCGAAATCCATGCCGTGCTCGACGGGCATCTGAGCGGCCGGATTGCGGTCGCACACTCGGCTTTCGACAAAGGGGCTCTGGCCGCCGCATGCCGGCTGAGCGCGCATCCGCTCATTGAGACCGAATGGCTGGACAGCGTCCGGGTGGCCAAGCAGGCCTGGCCGCAGCTATCGAGCCATCGTCTCAACGTGCTCGCACGGTTTCTCGGGATAGAGCACCGGCATCACGATGCCTTGAGCGATGCCCGCGCCGCCGGGATGGTGATCGTGAAAGCCATCGAGCACACCGGCATCGACCTGAAGGGCTGGATGACCAGGCCTGCGCGCGCCAAGCCCAAGCCGCCCCTGCCCGCCTCGGAGGGGCCCTTGAGCGGGGAGCGGGTCGCAATCCTGGGTGAAGCGCTCGACGGCAAGCTCGCCGCTGCCGTGGCGGCGGCGGGTGGTCGGGTCGTGCGGTCGGTGGGCATGACCACCACTTTGCTGGTGATCGCCAAGGCGCAACCCTACGGCCGTTGGGTGGAGGCCAGCCCGATGCATCGCCGCGCGCAGGAGCTTCGCGAGGCCGGTCGACCAGTTGCCGTCGTGTCCGAGGACGCGCTGCGGGCAAGGCTCGGCCGGGCAACCTGAAGCGGGCATAACCCCGCCTCGCGGATGGACGCATGCAGGGACAGGCGGTTAACGGCCGCCGATGAGTATCATTGCCACCATCATGAATTCGAGCACGGGTCAGCCGATCCAGAAGATGAAGTTCGAGCGGATGCCCAAGCCGTGGGTTACCCTGCACCTGGAAAGCGGAGAGCAGGTCACCGCCGACCGCGTCCATGTCGGCAAGCCCGCGCCGGGCAAGTTCATCGCGCCCGTCGAGGTGTGGGTAACGCCCAAGGCCTGATCGAGGCTGCGCGCTGCGGGGAATGGATCGCGCCGGTCATCGCGGCATGATCCGCAAGCGGCGACATGGACCGACATAAATCCACATGCATGACAGGCTCGAAATCCGCCTTTAGGCCACGTCGCGGGCCAGTCCCACCATCACGCCGAGTTCGCTGCGGATTTGCGGAGCGATCTCTTCGGGATGCCCGGCATGGGCGCGCAGTTGCGACGTCAGGAAGCCGGAGAACAGTGCTGCTTCGGTGACGCCGACCCGCCGCCGCGCGCCGACAAGGTCCTGCAGCGCGCCGTGTGAAGTGCGGCCGCGCAAGTAGCGCAGCTGGGCGCCGAACTGGCGCAACGAAGCATCGCGCGCGGTGGCGACCAGAAGTTCGTCGCGGCCCCGGGCATTGCCGCCGCGCTGCATCATCCCGGCCAGGTCGCGGGCCAGAGCGTCGGCCAGATCACGAGCCGTGTCGCGCGCGGGGGCTTCGGCCTGCAGGCGCTCGACGTTGGCGCGGTAGAGCCCCTCGAACGCCGCTTCGAGCAGCGCGGGCTTGGTGCGGAACTTGTGTGACACCGTGCCCAACGTCAGCCCGGTGCGTTCGGCGACGGCGCGGTGAGTGAGGCGGGCGAGCCCGTCCTCGTCGATGATCCTTGCGGCGGTTTCCACGATGCGGGCGGCCGTCTCGTCCCGGTCGGGCAGCACGGGCATCGAGCGCAGGGCCGCCTCGCGCGCGAATTCGCGCCAGGGCGCAGCGGGCAGGGCAGTGCCGGTCAGCCATGCGCCGAGCGTACGGGCGGTTTCGTCGAGCGCGGCGCGGTCGACCAGGCGCCGCCAGCGGATCATGTGGAAGAAGCTCTCGTTCTCGAACACGCGCTGCGCAACGATGCTGTCTGCACCTAGGCCGAAGCGCCGGCTCGCCTCGCTCCAGAACCGCTGCCACAAGGCGGCCCATTCCCGCGCCGCATCGCCGAAGAGCGGGGACTGGTGCGCAAGCAGCTGGCATTCGCGCCAGGCGAAGGCCAGCCCGCGCTGCTCCTCGCACCAACCGTCGGTGATCTGCGCAAAGAATCCTGCGAAGGCGGCGGGCGACGCGTCCAGCCCGTCGAACTGGCGGCACTGGCGGTCGCACCACAGCTTCGCCTCGACCAGACACTGCCGCTGCGAGGCCAGCAACAAGTGTTCCAGAGACCCGAAGTGATGGTAGATCGAGGAGACCGGCGCTTTGGTCAGCCCACTGATCCGGCGGGCGGACATACCCGCTGCGCCGAGCATTTCCCATTGCCCTGTGACTACGGTGATAAACCGGTCGAATGACGATGATTCCGCGGCTTTCATGGCGCTCATGATAGTGAAGGCCCGACTGGCTGTCCCGCTCCCGTAGCAGACAACGCGCCTGCGATCGAGCGATACCCGCGTGTTGCGGCCGTTGTGGTATTGCCGGAAAAGTGTCATTCAACGGACATACATTCGTTCTATCTGTCACGACCGAGGAAGACATCGTCGGCATCGGCACGCTGTTCCACAAGAGATTCCGCCTTCCGGCGCGCGCTACCTGTTCGGCGTCCTCCTCCATTACTGACCGGGACAAATACCATGCGAAAGATCACCGCGACTGTCTTGCTGACCGCTCTGCTACTGACAGGCTCGCCCGTCGTGGCGCGGGAGCTGGCGACGCTGACCCGCCTTGATGCTTCGACCGTGGAACTGAAGCGCGACGATACTGCTCCGGTAGCGGTGTGGATCAGCGCCGACACCGTGCTGGACAAGGGCGACCAGCGCTTTGCCGCCGCCAGCAAGGACGGCGTGCTGAAGCTGCCGATCGCGGCGACGGACCGGCGCTACGTGATTCTCGAAGGGAAAGGCGGTAAAGGCCGCAACGTCGTCGCCGAGCGCGTGCTGCCGTTGGAGCAGGGCAGCAACTTCCGCGATGTCGGTGGCTACGTCACCAAGGACGGGCATATGGTGAAGTGGGACAAGGCGTTCCGCTCGGGCGCGATGCCGCTGCTGACGGATGCGGACTATGCGCTGCTCGGACAGCTAGGCATCGGCAACGTCGTCGACTTGCGCTCGATCGAGGAGCGCGAAATCGCGCCGGACCAGCTCGACGATAAGGTCGGCGCGCTGTTCATCGCCAACGACTATTCGCTGAAG carries:
- a CDS encoding membrane-bound PQQ-dependent dehydrogenase, glucose/quinate/shikimate family is translated as MKDGKEGRWLCWSAGAVLFAIGAVLAVGGIKLLTLGGSAYYLAAGVACAVSGVLLWRGDRRGLWLYAAMLLATLIWAFWEVGAQFWQLLPRLAGPTVIGAFLALPWLRRRLTAASDAGTRWGLGSVVLVAALALTGTFLTVPVFDVSAGSVAKSAPASPASAEWTDYGANLSGTRHSPAAQITPANAAKLEKAWSFETGDTKAKRPEIKSISFMATPLMVDDKVYFCSPTGKVFALDADTGRQIWLRDPRTNIGNAQMLNCRGVSYHAAPAGTGSCAKRIISMTVDGRLLASDAGTGAPCADFGKDGSVNLDEGLGQVDPLRSYSSSPPVIVGDVAVLGSYVRDNYTKDDPSGVVRAYDVKSGRLLWAWDSGRPDDAPMPGPGESWTRGSVNAWSVFSADPALGLVYLPTGNATPDHVGTHRSPMLERYASSIVALDVRTGRMRWHFQTVHHDIWDYDMPAQPVLFDYTVGRRKIPALAAPTKRGEIFILDRATGRPLTGVEERAVPRGGIPGERYSPTQPYVKGFASFAPPPLTEAGMWGATPIDQMWCRIRFRSLDYKGMFTPPSERGMIQWPGTFGILNWGSVSIDPARQIMIVNSAAIPQEVRLFRHGADTDRPALAKDSHAPGYLPQYGTNYGVSLLPMLSPLGIPCEAPPWGKIAAVDLKTGRIAWSRTFGTSADTAPLGIPVPGAFNLGGSANSAGGVTFIGAALDNYMRAFDTATGRELWRDRLPAGGQATPITYVSRRTGRQYVVIAAGGHAYMGTTPGDSVVAFALPKAR
- a CDS encoding biotin/lipoyl-containing protein, giving the protein MAEFTMVLPQYGMGMQDGEIVRWLKQPGDAVEEGENLVEVEAAKTTVEVPSPVSGTLLRIIAGEGETIDVREPIAVIETG
- a CDS encoding alpha-ketoacid dehydrogenase subunit beta, encoding MAKITFLEAIQQAQAEELERDARVFMMGEDIRCNVFGTTTGFVERFGEERIRDTPISENGFIGAAGGAAMVGMRPIVDATLSSFLYPAMDQICSIIAKSRYIYGGQAKLPLVLRSCMFYGNSNAAQHSDRPYPMFMNMPGLKIICPSDAADMKGLLKSAIRDDDPVMSFEDGTCWMNKADVPDDPDFLIPIGKGDIKREGTDITVVAIAGGVNVALKAAKQLAGEGISLEVIDPRTLVPLDRDLILRSVRKTGRAICVDPANRTCSAASEIAATIVEEAFEALRAPVVRITTPDTHLPFSPLIEKPLYPSVERIVSAARRLVGAAEFQSA
- a CDS encoding tyrosine-protein phosphatase, translating into MRKITATVLLTALLLTGSPVVARELATLTRLDASTVELKRDDTAPVAVWISADTVLDKGDQRFAAASKDGVLKLPIAATDRRYVILEGKGGKGRNVVAERVLPLEQGSNFRDVGGYVTKDGHMVKWDKAFRSGAMPLLTDADYALLGQLGIGNVVDLRSIEEREIAPDQLDDKVGALFIANDYSLKPLMAKMGQGGGENMYAGMEKMLAPQFRSLFRRLIADEGAVVYHCSAGQDRTGMATALLYDVLGVDRETILKDYHLSTELRRTQFEMPKVDPKDYPNNPILKYYVAGEDGKPRKAEPLYTPSGASHLAQFFTYLDKQYGGSEAYLRTLGFTDADFAKLRKTMLD
- a CDS encoding 3'-5' exonuclease → MTSPIPSLPTAVPDAPDFVVIDVETACSRVSSICQVGIVGFRDGREVMAYETLVDPRDEFSPFNVGIHGITAGHVTGQPTFGEIHAVLDGHLSGRIAVAHSAFDKGALAAACRLSAHPLIETEWLDSVRVAKQAWPQLSSHRLNVLARFLGIEHRHHDALSDARAAGMVIVKAIEHTGIDLKGWMTRPARAKPKPPLPASEGPLSGERVAILGEALDGKLAAAVAAAGGRVVRSVGMTTTLLVIAKAQPYGRWVEASPMHRRAQELREAGRPVAVVSEDALRARLGRAT
- a CDS encoding thiamine pyrophosphate-dependent dehydrogenase E1 component subunit alpha is translated as MTAIGDNDRRLEKYRRMQRIRQFETKAESIHAAGEIPGALHTYAGMEASGVGACMALRDDDYMVGTHRSHGHPIAKGSTLRPLMAELLGKATGVCKGKGGSMHLSDFAMGSLGETSIVGSGGPVAAGAALGAKLQGLDRVALCFFGDGASSEGAIHEGMNLAAVWKLPAIFVCENNRFGMSTPTSAAVAGVNVADRAHGYGIPGVIVDGQDVDAVEEAVRDAVDRARAGKGPTLIETKTYRYRDHAVNMGRDLTPRGPEHDDWVARDPITLYRARLLADGVAEGDLDAIDAAIADEVTDSLNFARESAYPAFEEAFDHVFVDRLPIPDDVLAHA
- a CDS encoding TetR/AcrR family transcriptional regulator, coding for MLGAAGMSARRISGLTKAPVSSIYHHFGSLEHLLLASQRQCLVEAKLWCDRQCRQFDGLDASPAAFAGFFAQITDGWCEEQRGLAFAWRECQLLAHQSPLFGDAAREWAALWQRFWSEASRRFGLGADSIVAQRVFENESFFHMIRWRRLVDRAALDETARTLGAWLTGTALPAAPWREFAREAALRSMPVLPDRDETAARIVETAARIIDEDGLARLTHRAVAERTGLTLGTVSHKFRTKPALLEAAFEGLYRANVERLQAEAPARDTARDLADALARDLAGMMQRGGNARGRDELLVATARDASLRQFGAQLRYLRGRTSHGALQDLVGARRRVGVTEAALFSGFLTSQLRAHAGHPEEIAPQIRSELGVMVGLARDVA